The genomic DNA ATGTCCGCGCGACCCAGGATTACCTTCTGGAAGACCGCCCGCTCACCCAGAAAAAAAGGGCAGAGGCGGAAATGGGGACTCCAAACGTCTATAACCTTAACGAAGATATGGCGCAGGAGCTTCTGCGCAGCTTTGAGAAGGCGCTCGTAATCGCCAGAGAAGGGAAAAACATAGGTGGTGGCGGGGCCGTTGATGCTGTGCACGAGGTGCTGGGTGTCAATGTTTCTCCTCGCGATGTTGCGGCCCTTGCACGGGTGCGGCCGGAGAAGGTGCTTTCAGAAGTCGGTAGGCTGGCCGGGCAGGTTTACACCCGGAACGTGGTTACGGAGAAACGGCGGTTCTCGCTGGATAGCGCCCACGGTATTCTCGTTCTCGATGGAGGCACCGGAGAAATTGCCGGAGCCGGAGATCAACCGGCGTCGGCAATCGATCTTTCCGATGCACGAAAGATGATCGGAGCGGCGCGCCCCGCCGGAGGGGAAGATTCTGCGGATATCCAGACGATCAGGGAGCTGTTGGCCCGCGCGCTTCAGCCCAACCTGACATTCGATCACGAGGCCACGGAGCACAGGCGCAGAGCCGCTGCGGCAGCGGTAGGGCCGGTGCTTTTTCAGGTCAAACGGGGAGAAATGATCGTCAGGGTCGGTGACAGGATCACCGAAGCCCAGGCTCTCAAACTTCAAAAGATATTCGATTCCCGCCACGGCGTTAACAGCGTCTTCATGGGCGCCGGAATCTTCGGCCTCCTGCTGGTCCTCTTCTATTTCCCCTACCGGTTCGCGCGGAAGAACATCCGCAAGTTCCAGCCGACGAACAAGGACATCCTGCTCTTGTCGCTGGCCACCGTATTCCACTTCCTGATGTTGAAGATCGGCCTGGTAATTTCCACTGCTCTGGGGGGGGTATTCCCCTTCGCCGGGACATCGGATTACTACTACCTCTTCCCCTTCGCGGTGAGCAGCATGCTTGTGCGGATAGTGCTCAACTCGGAGGTCGCCCTCGTCTATTGCGCCATCACCGCACCTCTTCTAGGCTTCATGTTCGACAGCAGCCTTCTGGTGGTCGTCTACGCATTGATGGGGGGAGTGGTAGGAGCGCACGGAGTTCGCCAGTGCAAGGACCGGGGAACGATCTACACCGCGGGTCTCAAGGTCAGCGTCGTCAACATGGCGCTGGTTCTCTCGTTCCAGCTTCACAACGGCGCCCTTCTCACCACCGAAACCTTGTTCTGCATCGTTTTCGCCTTCATAGGCGGCTTCTTTAACGCAGTTCTCGTAACCGGAACGATTCCGCTCATAGAAAATCTGCTCCACTACACTACGGACATCAAACTGCTCGAACTGGCCAACCTGAACAGCCGCATTCTGCGAGAACTCATGGTAAGGGCGCCAGGCACCTACCACCACAGCGTGATGGTAGGGAACATGGTGGAGGCTGCTGCCGAAGCCATTCACGCCAATCCCCTTCTCGCCAGGGTAGCCGCTTACTACCACGATGTCGGCAAGGTCAGCAAACCTCTCTATTTCATCGAGAATGTTTCGGGAGGAGAGAACCGCCACGACAAGCTGTCGCCAAGCATGAGTGCACTGATCCTGATCTCCCACGTGAAGGAGGGAGTGGAGCTGGCCCGGGAGCACAAGCTTGGTTTGCCCATCATCGACATTATCCGGCAGTCCCACGGGACCCAGCTCATCAGCTATTTTTACCAGAAGGCCCGCAACCTTGCCGGCCCCGACACTACAATCGACGAACGCGACTTCCGATACCCGGGACCCAAGCCGCAGACAAGGGAAGCGGGACTAGTGCTGCTGGCGGACTGCGTGGAAGCTGCATCACGGACGCTGGCCGATCCTACTCCTGCACGAATCCAGGGGCTGGTGCAGAAGATCATCAACAACATATTCATCGACGGCCAGCTTGACGAGTGTGAGCTGACCCTGAAGAACATTCACGAAATCGCAAAAAGCTTTATCCGGATTCTCACAGGTGTGTACCATCACCGGATCGAATATCCGGAGCCTGCCTACAAGGAGAAAGGGAACGGGGGAAGGAAGACTGCCGATGATAGCCCTGGACAATCGCCAAAGACGCCACTCGATCGAGACGAAGAGGCTAAGAAGGGCAGCGGAGAAGATCTTAGGCGCCTTGGGATATCCCGATAGCGACCTATCGGTTTCCTTTGTGGGCGACCGTACCATACGCCGCCTGAACCGGGAGTACCTGCAACGGGACAAGCCGACCAACGTCATCTCCTTTTCCCTCCAGGAGGGAGAATTCGCGGGGGTGAACCCGCAGGCACTCGGAGACGTCGTCGTTTCCGTCGACACCGCCCGTCGGGAAGCGGATGAGGGGGAGATGACCCTTCATGCCAGGCTAGTCTTTCTGCTGCTTCACGGGATACTTCACCTGACCGGGTTTGATCATGAGCGGAGCGGGCCTGTGGAGGCTGAGCGGATGGAGGCGAAGGAACGTGAACTGTTCGAGCTGCTGAAGCGTGAAGGACTGGCTTAGGCCGATGGAGAAACCCTCGGACAACAGCCGCAGTGGCCCGCCGTTGAAGCCGACGCGTTTCATCGATTCCGCGAACTGTGCCATCGAGGGCATCATTTACACTGCCAGAACCCAGAAGCATATGCGGAACCACTTCGTGTTCGCTCTGGTTGTGCTGTTGGCGGTGCTTTTCCTGAAGGTAACCGCGGTCGAGTTTACCCTTCTGGTACTGACAGTCTGCTTCGTACTCTTTGCCGAGCTTATGAACACGGCCATCGAGGTTGTGGTGGACATGATCTCTCCCGACTATCACCCCCTTGCAAAGACCGCCAAGGATGTCGCCGCAGGCAGTGTTCTGGTGGCCGCCGTCGGTGCAGGAGTGATGGGGTATCTGATCCTGTCCAAGTATATTTTTCCGCTGTACAAGGAGGGGCTCGGCATGATAGGTACCCCCACGGAGATGGGCGCGCTGGTGTCGCTCCTAATGGTGGTGATCGTAGTGGTCATACTCAAGGCCCTGTCGCACCGGGGGACACCTCTTGAAGGGGGGATGCCGAGCGGGCACGCGGCTGTCGCCTTTTCGATTGCGACGCTGGTTTCGGTCGCCACCCAGGAGCCCCTAATTTCCATCCTGACTACGGCGCTGGCAGCCATGGTGAGCCATTCCCGGTTGCTGCTGAACATACATTCGGTGCGGGAGGTTGTCCTGGGGGCGGTAACGGGGACGCTGATCACTCTGCTCGTGATGTTCCTGTTCAGGACCATGGCGTAATTTGCAGGCACATCTATTGTCAACTACACCACAGGAGGTGTAACGGGTTTGGACGACGGGCCAAGTAGGAAGAACCAGGGGTTGTGGGAACTTGTCAATCGCTTTGTTTCCGGGCGCAGAAAGATCACCGAAGAAGAGATCCACGAGCTGATGGATGCCGGGGAAGAAGAGGGATTGATCAACGAGGAAGAGAACGAGATGATCCGCGCCATCTTCACCCTGCGGGACACGGTGGTCCGGGAGATCATGGTGCCCCGCACCGATATGGCCTGCATCTCGGTTGACGCAACTGTGCGGGAAATCATCAGCCAGATTATCGGTTGCGGCCACTCCCGAATCCCGGTTTTCGACGGTACCGTGGACAATATCGTCGGGCTGGCGTATGCGAAGGATCTTCTGAAATACTGGGGAATGAACGATGCGGCAATCGTCCTCAGGAAGATCATGCGCCCTCCCTACTTTATCCCTGAGGCGAAGAACCTGGAGGAGCTGCTCCAGGAGTTCAGGAAAAAACGTGTTCACATAGCCATCGTCATCGATGAGTATGGTGGGACTTCGGGGCTCGTCACAATAGAGGATCTCCTGGAGCAGATCGTAGGGGACATTCAGGACGAGTACGACCTTGAAGAAGAGTGGCTCGTGGAGGAGCCGGAGGGGTCGGTGCTCGTTGACGCGCGGCTTCCCATCGAGGAGCTGGAAGAGTATTTCGATATTCAGATCGAGCGGGAAAAGTTCGACACGGTGGGGGGGCTAATCTTCCACCTGACCGGCAAAATCCCCAAGGCTGGCGAGGAAGTTTCCAATCATTCAATTGTGATGACGGTGCTTCAGGCAGACGAACGGAAGATCAGCAAGGTGCGGATAAGGCGGCTGGAGAGAAGGGAAGAAGGCGTACAGTAGTGGCCAAGCGCAGATTCAAAACACCGGGATCCAAGGGGATACAGCGTCGCGACTACCTGCTGGCCCTCCTGTCGGGGGTGCTGCTGGCCCTCTCTTTCCCGAAGCCGGGGTTGTCGCTTCTAGCGTGGTTCGCTTTTGTTCCGCTTCTGCTGGCCCTCGGCAGGAAGAGCCCCAAAGACGCCTTCAAGCTTGGTTTCACGACCGGCATGGCTGCGTATGCCGGGATTCTCTACTGGCTCAACATCGTCATGGTGACCTACGGCAAGCTCAACTGGGGTGTCAGCGGTTCGCTTTACCTGGTGCTGTCGGCGTATCTGGCCCTTTACGTCGGCATCGTCACCTGGGCGGTCGCTCGGGGCACTGCAGCGGGAATTTCGCCCTTCCTCTCCTTTCCGGTCTTCTGGGTTTCGATGGAGTATCTCCGCTCCTTTCTTCTTACCGGCTTTCCCTGGGCGAGCCTCGGGTATTCACAGTTCAAGACGCTGCCCCTGATACAGGTGGCGGACGTGACCGGCGTGTACGGGCTCAGCTTTCTCGTCGTAATGGGGAACGTCCTGCTCTACCTTATACTGAGAGCAGTGGCAGGAAGGGACAAGGCATCCTACCCGACCAGGGAAGCGGTCCTTTTTCTGCTACTGCTGGTCGTTACTCTCGGGTACGGTTTCAGCCGTCTCAACCGGCCCGATACAGGAAAGCCCATCAAGGTCTCGCTGATCCAGGGAAACATCGCCCAGGACGTGAAATGGAATCCGGCTTTTCAGGAAGAGACGGTGGCAATCTACGAGCGGCTCTCCCGGCGGCCGGAGACGGCGGGTAGTGATCTCGTCATATGGCCCGAAAGCGCTGCTCCTTTCTTCTTCCAGGACGATGCCAGGTATGCCGACCGGATAAGGAAGGTCGCAAGCGGCCTGAAGACTAACCTCGTTACCGGCAGCCCCGCCTACGACATGACTGCCGCTGGCCCCATGTATTTCAACAGTGCCTTTCTCATCGGCGCCGACGGACGGACCATGGGGCGCAGCGACAAGATACACCTCGTTCCTTTCGGGGAGTACGTTCCGATGGCCCGTCTGCTTCCGTTCGTAAACAAGCTGGTGACGGGGATAGGGGATTTTTCACCGGGTGCGGCGGCTGTACCTCTCGACATCGGCAAGGGGCGAATAGGCATCCTCATATGTTTCGAAGGGATATTCCCCGAGCTGGCACGAGAGTACGTCCGGGAGGGAAGCCGGGTGCTCGTCAACATTTCCAACGATGCCTGGTACAAACGCTCTTCGGCACCGCACCAGCACCTTTCCATGACGGTCTTCCGGGCGGTGGAGAACCGGGTGCCCCTGGTGCGCTCGACTAACACCGGAATCTCCGCTATCATCGACAGCAAGGGGCACATCCGCGGTATGACTCCTCTGTTCGAGGAGGCCGTTCTTGCAGGGGAAGTAAGGAGCGGCGAAGGCGGGTCGCTTTACACCGCCTATGGTGACTTCTTCGCCATAGCATGTCTCCTCCTGGGGGGCATCACACTGGTTACGGGCCTGGTAAGATTAAAAACACGATAAGGAGCAGCAATGTACCGTGAAGAAATAGCAACCATCGAAGCTCTTGCCGAGCGGATCGCCAAACTTCGGGGGTCTCTTTGACGTAGACAGGAAGCGGGAGGATATCCGGGAGCTTGAGGCAGCCATTGCCGCACCCGGTTTCTGGGACGACCAGGAACGTGCGCAGAAGGTACTCAAGGAGCGGACGGCCATGGAGAAAACGGTCGAAATATGGGACCGGCTCCAGCGGCAGGCGGACGATATCCGGGTGCTCATCGAACTAGGCGCGGAAGCGGAGGACGAGGCCACTCTCGCCGAAGTCCATCAGCTGAACGAAGAGCTCGAACAGAAGGTGGAGCAGGCTGAGTTTCAGAAGATGCTCTCCGGTCCCCATGACCGAAGCAACTGTTTCGTCTCCATCAACGCCGGGGCAGGGGGTACCGAATCCCAGGACTGGGCGGAAATGCTCCTGCGGATGTACCTCCGCTACTGCGAGCGGAAGGGATGGAAGACCGATATTACCGACTATCAGGCAGGTGACGAGGCGGGGGTCAAGGGTGTCACCTTCGCGGTGTCGGGGGAGTGCAGCTACGGATATCTAAAGGCCGAGGCGGGCATTCATCGTCTGGTGCGGATATCCCCTTTCGACAGCAATGCCAGGCGCCACACTTCTTTCGCTTCGGTCTTCGTATTTCCCGAGATAGAAGACGACATCGAGGTGAAGATCAACGAGTCGGAACTGCGGGTCGATACGTACCGGTCCAGCGGGGCCGGCGGCCAGCACGTCAACACCACCGACTCGGCGATCCGCATCACACATCTTCCAACCGGTATAGTCGTCGCTTGTCAGACCGAGCGGAGCCAGCATCTGAACAAGGCCACGGCGATGCGTGTTCTGCGGGCGAAACTCTATGAGCGTGAACTTGAGGAGCGGGAAGCGAAGGCGGCCGAAATCAGCGGCGAGAAGAAGGAGATCGGCTGGGGGAGCCAGATACGCTCCTATGTACTCCATCCTTACAAGATGGTGAAGGATCTGCGGACCGGAGTTGAGACGGGAAACCCCGATGGCGTGCTCGACGGCGATCTGGAAGATTTCATTGTGGCTTATCTGATGGGGGTCCGCCGCGAAGTTCAGGATGTCTAGCCTATTAATGCTTTGATTCGATGTTTTACGCATTGAGCTGAACCGGGTAAAAAGAGGATTATGATGCACCGCAGTACCATTCTTCTTCTGTCGCTCCTCATCCTCCTTTCCACCGCCGCTGCCGGTTGTGCGGCTCATCTGAAGGAAACGAAGGGGGTTTCGCGGCTAGGATACTCCATTCAGGTGGGGGCATTTTCCGATGTAAAGAATGCGGAGCGTCTCACGGCGCGGCTTCAGGAGAAGGGGATCGACGCTTTCTACTTCAAGCGGGACAGCCGCATCTACGCGGTACGTTTCGGCGACTATCCGACTTGGGACGCAGCGAAGAAGCACGCTAAAAAGCTCGTCTCAGACAAGATGATCGACTCCTACTTTATCGCTTCCCCTCAAAGCGAATTCATCGAGAAGGGTAAAAAAACCGAGCTGAAGAAGTATTCCTCTCCGGTGCCCCGTCCCAAACCTACGAGTGACATGGGGGGAATCGCCGCTCGCACTGCAGAACGCTTTGTCGGCATCCCTTACCGGTGGGGGGGGAACAACGTGGTGGACGGCATGGATTGCAGTGGTTTTGTTCGTGCGGTCTACAACTTGTGCGGG from Geobacter sp. DSM 9736 includes the following:
- a CDS encoding HD family phosphohydrolase, which translates into the protein MPDGGSNVNKTGGSLLLLGGRFREVLMERLSDPRHAHRNRIILLLLTALILTFLIIPRQQLMTTSFKAGDIATSDVRATQDYLLEDRPLTQKKRAEAEMGTPNVYNLNEDMAQELLRSFEKALVIAREGKNIGGGGAVDAVHEVLGVNVSPRDVAALARVRPEKVLSEVGRLAGQVYTRNVVTEKRRFSLDSAHGILVLDGGTGEIAGAGDQPASAIDLSDARKMIGAARPAGGEDSADIQTIRELLARALQPNLTFDHEATEHRRRAAAAAVGPVLFQVKRGEMIVRVGDRITEAQALKLQKIFDSRHGVNSVFMGAGIFGLLLVLFYFPYRFARKNIRKFQPTNKDILLLSLATVFHFLMLKIGLVISTALGGVFPFAGTSDYYYLFPFAVSSMLVRIVLNSEVALVYCAITAPLLGFMFDSSLLVVVYALMGGVVGAHGVRQCKDRGTIYTAGLKVSVVNMALVLSFQLHNGALLTTETLFCIVFAFIGGFFNAVLVTGTIPLIENLLHYTTDIKLLELANLNSRILRELMVRAPGTYHHSVMVGNMVEAAAEAIHANPLLARVAAYYHDVGKVSKPLYFIENVSGGENRHDKLSPSMSALILISHVKEGVELAREHKLGLPIIDIIRQSHGTQLISYFYQKARNLAGPDTTIDERDFRYPGPKPQTREAGLVLLADCVEAASRTLADPTPARIQGLVQKIINNIFIDGQLDECELTLKNIHEIAKSFIRILTGVYHHRIEYPEPAYKEKGNGGRKTADDSPGQSPKTPLDRDEEAKKGSGEDLRRLGISR
- the ybeY gene encoding rRNA maturation RNase YbeY, which codes for MGYPDSDLSVSFVGDRTIRRLNREYLQRDKPTNVISFSLQEGEFAGVNPQALGDVVVSVDTARREADEGEMTLHARLVFLLLHGILHLTGFDHERSGPVEAERMEAKERELFELLKREGLA
- a CDS encoding diacylglycerol kinase, which encodes MEKPSDNSRSGPPLKPTRFIDSANCAIEGIIYTARTQKHMRNHFVFALVVLLAVLFLKVTAVEFTLLVLTVCFVLFAELMNTAIEVVVDMISPDYHPLAKTAKDVAAGSVLVAAVGAGVMGYLILSKYIFPLYKEGLGMIGTPTEMGALVSLLMVVIVVVILKALSHRGTPLEGGMPSGHAAVAFSIATLVSVATQEPLISILTTALAAMVSHSRLLLNIHSVREVVLGAVTGTLITLLVMFLFRTMA
- a CDS encoding hemolysin family protein gives rise to the protein MDDGPSRKNQGLWELVNRFVSGRRKITEEEIHELMDAGEEEGLINEEENEMIRAIFTLRDTVVREIMVPRTDMACISVDATVREIISQIIGCGHSRIPVFDGTVDNIVGLAYAKDLLKYWGMNDAAIVLRKIMRPPYFIPEAKNLEELLQEFRKKRVHIAIVIDEYGGTSGLVTIEDLLEQIVGDIQDEYDLEEEWLVEEPEGSVLVDARLPIEELEEYFDIQIEREKFDTVGGLIFHLTGKIPKAGEEVSNHSIVMTVLQADERKISKVRIRRLERREEGVQ
- the lnt gene encoding apolipoprotein N-acyltransferase encodes the protein MAKRRFKTPGSKGIQRRDYLLALLSGVLLALSFPKPGLSLLAWFAFVPLLLALGRKSPKDAFKLGFTTGMAAYAGILYWLNIVMVTYGKLNWGVSGSLYLVLSAYLALYVGIVTWAVARGTAAGISPFLSFPVFWVSMEYLRSFLLTGFPWASLGYSQFKTLPLIQVADVTGVYGLSFLVVMGNVLLYLILRAVAGRDKASYPTREAVLFLLLLVVTLGYGFSRLNRPDTGKPIKVSLIQGNIAQDVKWNPAFQEETVAIYERLSRRPETAGSDLVIWPESAAPFFFQDDARYADRIRKVASGLKTNLVTGSPAYDMTAAGPMYFNSAFLIGADGRTMGRSDKIHLVPFGEYVPMARLLPFVNKLVTGIGDFSPGAAAVPLDIGKGRIGILICFEGIFPELAREYVREGSRVLVNISNDAWYKRSSAPHQHLSMTVFRAVENRVPLVRSTNTGISAIIDSKGHIRGMTPLFEEAVLAGEVRSGEGGSLYTAYGDFFAIACLLLGGITLVTGLVRLKTR
- the prfB gene encoding peptide chain release factor 2 (programmed frameshift), whose amino-acid sequence is MYREEIATIEALAERIAKLRGSLDVDRKREDIRELEAAIAAPGFWDDQERAQKVLKERTAMEKTVEIWDRLQRQADDIRVLIELGAEAEDEATLAEVHQLNEELEQKVEQAEFQKMLSGPHDRSNCFVSINAGAGGTESQDWAEMLLRMYLRYCERKGWKTDITDYQAGDEAGVKGVTFAVSGECSYGYLKAEAGIHRLVRISPFDSNARRHTSFASVFVFPEIEDDIEVKINESELRVDTYRSSGAGGQHVNTTDSAIRITHLPTGIVVACQTERSQHLNKATAMRVLRAKLYERELEEREAKAAEISGEKKEIGWGSQIRSYVLHPYKMVKDLRTGVETGNPDGVLDGDLEDFIVAYLMGVRREVQDV
- a CDS encoding C40 family peptidase — encoded protein: MHRSTILLLSLLILLSTAAAGCAAHLKETKGVSRLGYSIQVGAFSDVKNAERLTARLQEKGIDAFYFKRDSRIYAVRFGDYPTWDAAKKHAKKLVSDKMIDSYFIASPQSEFIEKGKKTELKKYSSPVPRPKPTSDMGGIAARTAERFVGIPYRWGGNNVVDGMDCSGFVRAVYNLCGVNIPRTSREQFGTGENIDRDDLKDGDLVFFGASRDEINHVGIYVGNRRFVHAPRRGADIKISSLDEEYFVKKFIGGKRYF